The sequence TTCTAGTTAAAGAATATCACTGGAATAGTGAAACAGAGCAAAACCCTCAGGATACTCTGTACATTATATTTATCTACGACACGTCTGACAAATTAGTTGAAGAGCGCTCTTACATTAGCGGAACGAAAGATACTGGCCGGATAAAGTACACTTATCTGGGAGAGCAACTAATAGCAAAACAAACAGTTGGCGGGAATATCAACAGAACAAAAACTTTCAAGTATAATGAGAAAGGCCAGTTGATCGAAGAAAATGATAACATCACCACCCAATATACCTACGACGATAAAGGAAGGATCAAATCAGAAAGTGAACGATACAGTTTTGGTGACCTTAAAACAGTTTATACTTACGACGAACACAACAATGAGGTTTTAGCAGAAGAACGCGTCAGCGATGGATCTGCAGGCAGGCGCTTCGTTAGCGAATACATTTACGACAGTCGGGGTAACTGGACACAATGTATAGAAGATTTTCCAAAAGATTTCGAAGGTGACCCTGCGCTAAAACAAATGTCAATACGAGAGATTGAGTACTATTAACTACCTCAGCAAACGACAATTTCATAATTATGCTTAGCAAAAAGATGATTTTAAAGGTGTTAGTGGCCAAACACATTTGAAAAGCAACCTCATCGGTCGCTTCGTATTTTGTGCAAACCCAACGCCAATACCCTTGCCCGTTTTCGTAATTTTAGTGTACTATGAAAACACTAATTTTATTCGCAGCCGCCGCGCTCTGCCTGTGTCAGAGTTGCGCTACAATGGACGCAGAGAAAACGCCTACAACTCGCGTCGCAGACACTACACGAACTTTTGCTGAAAAGATACAAGTGATCGAACGCGATATTTCCAGCATGGAAGAAGCCGCCGACCTTGACTACTCGGCTACCTATGTCGATCTGTTTGAAAACCCCGAACCAGATTTTACTGCTGCACTCGCATTTATAAAGGATGGCCACAATACGCTCCAGCAAAAGCAAATTGCAGCGTACGCCATGAGCAATCTGCCACTCGACAAATACCTGCAGTTCGCGAGTACGGCATACCGGGCATATAGAACACGTAACGCGGCTGAAGAACTGATAGCCCAGATAGTGCTCTACAAGTATCCATCGCCTTCCAATAAGATCGTTATGAATTACCAGAACCCGGGTGTTATTCAACTTCTGTCCCAGCTGAAGGCCGATTCAAGGCTTTCTCCCGAATTCAAGAAAGAGGTTGACGATGTGCTCAGTGGCGTGACACTAAAAGACCACCTCGCCAAGAAATAGCAACACACTATTTTATATTTTTTGCGTATTTTTGCTATAGTAATTAAAAACACTATGGCCCTGAAATACGCATTCCTTTGTTTTTGCCACACCCGAATGTTACAAAAGGCCTAGGGGGTGCCACATCGGCAACAAATTGACACAAATTCGTGCTCAAACACAATACGGGAGCGAAGTTCAGGGTTGTGCAAAAGCGAGTTTGTAACAATTTTAACAGCTCAAAAGGCTGGAATTTGCACTAAACAGTCAACAAATGCCCTATCACCTATTCTACCCGAACCTCGGTCGACTGATCTTTTTGGACAGAAAAGACCTTGGCATGTTCTACCCCATTTGCCATAAAGGCGGCTTTATACCGGCCCGGCCCAAGCATAATGGACCTGCTGGCTGCGCCGGAAAAATAGATCTCGTCCAGCTTACGGTACCCTCCCTGCTCCTCCACATAAAGCACGATAGCGTACAACTGGTTGGTATTATAAATAATGGCCGTACCTCTGTCGGCAACCTCGGATCGTGGTGGCGTATTGGTTTGCGTCAACTTGCGCATAGTATATATCGGTATGCGGATGGTATCGGCACGCACTGGGGGCTGTATGATCGTAGCCATGCCCTTGGCTGGATACTGCGAAATGATATAGTCAATAACCGCCCGGTATTTCAGCGGGTCTCCACTAAATACAGAATCGTAGCAGGTGGTCGTAGCCCGCCCATATTCCACCAGGTACTTCCGGTAGAATTTACCAGCAGGCAGGCAATTATCTGCCTGGCATTGGCGGCCGGTATCGCTCACCACTATGACGCTGTATTGAAAATGAGCAGTATCAGCAAGCTCATTGGCAATAGCCTCGGAAAAAGCATAATTCAATTCGCCCTTGCCTGTAGGTTTAATGTCCGCGAGTCTCAGGCCAAGCTGGAAATGATTCTCTTTGGAAAAGCGGACTTCCTGGCGCGAGTCTTTGCAAATATTATAAGACAGAGGAAAGAGATGACCGTAGACCCGCAGGCCCATCTGTATATCGTCGTTGTGCTGGTACATTTCTTCGGCCAGGCCAGTAATCAGCTGCGAAGCCAGTTTGTACTTGGTAGCTTGTCCCTGCCAGCTCGCTCCCATTCCCGCCGAACCGTTGAGGATGAGCAATAAGCGATGCGGCTTTGTAACCACCTGGCATCGTGCGGTTTTATTCACCACTATGAAAACGACAACAAACGACAACAATTTCAGCCAGCGCTCCATGATCAATGCTATTTTGATACCATCGATAAAGCCCGCTGTATGATCTCGCTGTGGTCGAAACCTAACTTCGGCAATGCGGTCACATCAAACCACCTCGCATCTGCCGCATCGTCCTGTCCCTTTACCTCCAACTCTTTGGGCACTACACCAACATATGCTACCGATAATACCCTGTCGCGGGGATCGCGGTGCACGGCGTCGAATACGTCTATCCGCCGTAGTTCTACACCACGCACGCCTGTTTCTTCTTCCAGCTCGCGGTGCACTGCTGCATCGCAGGTTTCGTCTATATCCACAAACCCGCCGGGCAAGGACCACATCCCCTTAAAAGGTTCATTTTTCCGCTGTATCAAAAGCACTTTAAAACCATCTCCGAGTTTTGCAATAACCACGGCGTCTGTACCAAGTGCAAATCGGGGATATTCGTAGGTGTATGGCATATGTCAAGCTATCAGTTGGCAAAATACCGTTTTATTTCAGACGCTTATCATAGTCTTCACGTATATGTTGATTGACGTAGGTGGTCAAACCCTTACCTGCTGCAGCAAGCACCTTCATTTGCTCCACATGCTCCATTCCTGGTCTGGCATAGGAGTACAAATATTGCGAGCCATCCCGGAACTCGAGAATGACCGCATCTTCCAGTATCTCGTAACCCACCACACCTGCATCTCCCGAAACAGCTGCGTATCGTTGCATATCCGGAGCTTCGGCAAAATCATGCCCATAAACATCAATGGCCTTGCATCTGCAAGGCCATTGATAAAATTGTCGAAAATGATCTTATTTCCTGATGTCCATTTCTTCCAGCAGGTTGTGGGCTTTACCCATCTTTTCGATCAGGAAGAGGATGAAACGAGAATCAGTGCAAATAGTACGCTTGTACTTTTTGTCGAACGCGATATCACCGCTCATAGCTTCCCAGTTACCGTCAAAGGCAATACCGATCCACTCACCGCTACCGTTAATAATAGGACTACCCGAGTTACCACCGGTAATATCATTAGTAGTAATAAAGCAGGTTACCAGTTCGCCATTTGCGTTAGCGTAGCGGCCATAATCTTTCTTGTTATACAGCTCAATCAATTCAGAAGGCAGATCGAACTCATCATCGCCTGGTTTGTATTTCTCCATCACACCGTCCATAGTAGTGTAGTAGTCGTACTTAACGGCATCCTGTGGCTCGTAGCTGGCAACTGTCCCGTAAGTGATACGCATTGTGGAGTTAGCATCCGGGTAAAACAGTGCGTTCTCATTCATCTCCGTCAGACCTTTGATGTAGGTCTTAGCAAACTCTTTCTTTTTGTCGTTGAAATCGTTCACTTTAGCCTCGTAGTTGTCTTTGTAGTTCTTCACAAAGCTGTAAGCATAAGCAAAAGCCGGATCGCTATTCAGCTTTTCGATAGTAGGCTGTTGGATGAAAGCATTCAGCTTATTGCTATCCAGCAAGAACGTGTTGGCATATACATAGTTTGTATAGTCAACATAAGTTTTCTCGCTGGCGCTGCTACCATAGTTTTTGAAGATAGTGCTTTGGTAGATCGAAGGATGTTGCGCCTGTGGGATGTCGTTGTAGAACATTTGCGTCATTGCAGCAAACAAGTCCTTATCGGTAGGTATATCCAGTGTGCGAACGATAGCCTTGTAGTTCTTCTTCAGATCGTCGGTATGCTTCTTAACTGTATCGGCGTTAGGACTTTTCTTTTCCAGTTCTTTATACAACGGCTCCAAAGACGCAGCCAGGCGGCTCAGTGCAGGCGCACGGAACGCTTCGCCATAATAAGTTACGTGCTTCGCGTATGGCAAATAAGTACCGTACAGGTTGTTGTATTGAGCAGTAAGGTTCTTGTACTCAGATTTCTTGTTTTTAACAGCCCAGTCAGTAAATGCTTTTTCTTTAGCGATCTTTTCATCAACCACGTTCAGGCGCTTCAGTTGTTCTGTCTGGCCAATGAAATACTTCCAGTAGTTAGAGATGCTGGCGTAAGAAGAAGTGTACTTCAGGTAAACAGCTTTATCCTGGTCCATGTGCTTGCGCATAATAGCGAGGCGCTTGTCGCGCAGCTTAACGATAGAAGGGTTCACTTCATTGATGGCCATGCTGATGCCGCTCGATACTTCGTAGCGGTTGGTACGGCCAGGGTAACCGAAGACCATTGCATAGTCGCCTTCTTTTACGCCTTTAATAGAGATCGGCAGGTATTTCTTAGGACGGTAAGGAACGTTGTCTTTAGAATATTCCGCAGGATTGTTGTCTTTGTTGGCGTATACGCGGAACATAGAGAAATCTGCAGTGTGACGAGGCCACATCCAGTTGTCTGTATCGCCGCCGAATTTACCCAGCGATTTAGGCGGAGTACCTACCAGGCGAACATCAGTGTATTTTTTGTACACCAGCAGCAGGTATTGGTTACCGTTAAAGTATTCTTTTACCTGTGTTGTATATTTCTTGTTCTCAGAAGCACGGTCTTCGATCTTTTTGCGGATCTCTTCCATTTTTTTAGCCAGCTTCTCGCCTTTCAGCTTTTTAGTAGCCTTGTTCACTTCGTCTGTTACGTCTTCGATACGCTCCAGGAAAAGGGCTGTTACGTCTTTTGCAGGAAGTTCTTCCGCATAGCTATATGCCCAGAAACCATTGTCCAAGTAGTTTTTTTCGACAGTGCTAAGACCCGCAATTGCGCCATAGCCGCAGTGGTGGTTGGTGATCAGCAGGCCGTTAGGCGATATGATCTCGCCAGTGCAGCCGCCACCAAATTGAACAACGGCATCTTTCAGGCTTGCCTGGTTAATACTATAAAGATCTTCTTTCGACAGTTTCAGCCCCAAACGAACCATTTCGTCATAATTCTTCCCTATCAGGTGGGGGATCCACATACCCTCATCGGCACGGGCAGTCAGCAGCCCCATTGCAACAACGAGCGATAAAAGAATTTTTTTCATTTTTATTTGATCGTTTAATTAGAAAAACTCAACAGGCCGCAAAAATAGTAAATAGCAACTACTAGTTGCAGCAATTCGGGGTTAGAAAAATGGGGGATTTAGCGTTATTATTCAGGCAGTTCGCTCTTGTTTACCTGTACGATGCCTTTGGGATTTTTGATCTCGTACCAGCTGAAGTCCTCATTGGCCTCCAGTCCGTCACCATACATCACTTGCGTAGGCGTTGTGATACGAACGAACTTCTCCGTGTAAAACTTGCGGATGCTTTGGTTCCAGACCAATTCTTCAGTATTGAGGCGCTCGCCTTTTTTGTTTACTACCACTATACTGTCGCGGATCAGGACGTTCTCCTGTTTTTCGTAGTAGCGGGCATAGCGCGCAGTGAGCACTGACTCTACCTTCAGGCTATCGTCGAAGAATTCGACTTTCAGCCCTTTTTTCATGTCAGTAAACGGAGGCTTAGCTACCTCGTTGCGTATAAACTCTTTGGCGTATAGGCGTGCTTTCAAGTGACCATGTTCGCTATATAGTATCGTCACATCCTCGGCACGATCCTCCTGCGGGCTATGCTTGGTTACCAGCCGGTCGATCTCTTTAGGATCATTTTTACAGGAAGCAATAGATAGAATACCAACCGATCCTGCAACAATAAAAAGGCTATGTAAGGCCCGGGGGTTAATCATACCTGCGTTTGATGAACCAACGGTCGTTGAGCGAAATACCAAGTGCGAGGCGCACAAAAGTTTCGCGGATCAAACCATTGCTGGTAGTACCGCGG comes from Polluticoccus soli and encodes:
- a CDS encoding NUDIX hydrolase; translated protein: MPYTYEYPRFALGTDAVVIAKLGDGFKVLLIQRKNEPFKGMWSLPGGFVDIDETCDAAVHRELEEETGVRGVELRRIDVFDAVHRDPRDRVLSVAYVGVVPKELEVKGQDDAADARWFDVTALPKLGFDHSEIIQRALSMVSK
- a CDS encoding S46 family peptidase, which codes for MKKILLSLVVAMGLLTARADEGMWIPHLIGKNYDEMVRLGLKLSKEDLYSINQASLKDAVVQFGGGCTGEIISPNGLLITNHHCGYGAIAGLSTVEKNYLDNGFWAYSYAEELPAKDVTALFLERIEDVTDEVNKATKKLKGEKLAKKMEEIRKKIEDRASENKKYTTQVKEYFNGNQYLLLVYKKYTDVRLVGTPPKSLGKFGGDTDNWMWPRHTADFSMFRVYANKDNNPAEYSKDNVPYRPKKYLPISIKGVKEGDYAMVFGYPGRTNRYEVSSGISMAINEVNPSIVKLRDKRLAIMRKHMDQDKAVYLKYTSSYASISNYWKYFIGQTEQLKRLNVVDEKIAKEKAFTDWAVKNKKSEYKNLTAQYNNLYGTYLPYAKHVTYYGEAFRAPALSRLAASLEPLYKELEKKSPNADTVKKHTDDLKKNYKAIVRTLDIPTDKDLFAAMTQMFYNDIPQAQHPSIYQSTIFKNYGSSASEKTYVDYTNYVYANTFLLDSNKLNAFIQQPTIEKLNSDPAFAYAYSFVKNYKDNYEAKVNDFNDKKKEFAKTYIKGLTEMNENALFYPDANSTMRITYGTVASYEPQDAVKYDYYTTMDGVMEKYKPGDDEFDLPSELIELYNKKDYGRYANANGELVTCFITTNDITGGNSGSPIINGSGEWIGIAFDGNWEAMSGDIAFDKKYKRTICTDSRFILFLIEKMGKAHNLLEEMDIRK
- the lptC gene encoding LPS export ABC transporter periplasmic protein LptC, which translates into the protein MINPRALHSLFIVAGSVGILSIASCKNDPKEIDRLVTKHSPQEDRAEDVTILYSEHGHLKARLYAKEFIRNEVAKPPFTDMKKGLKVEFFDDSLKVESVLTARYARYYEKQENVLIRDSIVVVNKKGERLNTEELVWNQSIRKFYTEKFVRITTPTQVMYGDGLEANEDFSWYEIKNPKGIVQVNKSELPE